A section of the Pseudorasbora parva isolate DD20220531a chromosome 2, ASM2467924v1, whole genome shotgun sequence genome encodes:
- the LOC137093359 gene encoding uncharacterized protein, giving the protein MDALKQKQQWSEEETSCFLALWSSAEVQSKLDGASRTKPVLQQIQREMATVGFDRNVEQISNKLKKLKKDYRDQKKDLGRSGNGRPRRNPHFDVLDSVLGDRPACQVTGALNSATIMLESTVDNSLLQSCTDPELSAINDGDDNVVLPPPLGCSSPTPSCSSSGDSSAERRKRKRDSTSDLVQYLERADERFLQHSKEMDDALRQDMRADTHSLLGLMGRMVAIMEAQAQKK; this is encoded by the exons ATGGACGCGCTTAAGCAGAAACAACAGTGGTCCGAGGAGGAAACGAGCTGCTTTCTTGCACTCTGGTCCTCTGCAGAAGTCCAGAGTAAATTAGACGGGGCTTCACGGACAAAGCCTGTGTTACAGCAGATTCAGCGTGAGATGGCTACAGTGGGGTTCGACCGGAACGTCGAACAGATAAGCAacaaacttaaaaaattaaagaaGGACTACAGGGACCAAAAAAAGGATCTCGGTCGAAGCGGCAATGGTCGCCCACGTCGAAACCCACATTTCGACGTTCTCGACTCTGTCCTCGGCGATAGACCGGCATGCCAGGTGACTGGGGCACTGAACTCGGCAACGATAATGCTCGAGTCAACGGTGGATAATTCGCTGCTGCAAAGTTGCACTGATCCTG AATTGTCTGCCATTAACGACGGTGACGACAACGTTGTGTTACCGCCACCGCTGGGGTGCAGCTCTCCCACGCCGTCGTGTAGCAGCTCTGGAGATTCATCTGCTGAACGAA GAAAAAGGAAGAGAGACAGTACGTCAGACCTGGTGCAATATTTGGAAAGGGCAGATGAAAGGTTCTTGCAGCACAGCAAAGAAATGGACGATGCCTTGCGGCAGGACATGAGAGCGGACACACATTCTTTGCTTGGACTCATGGGGCGCATGGTGGCCATAATGGAGGCACAAgcgcaaaaaaaataa